The Castanea sativa cultivar Marrone di Chiusa Pesio chromosome 11, ASM4071231v1 genome contains a region encoding:
- the LOC142617356 gene encoding uncharacterized protein LOC142617356 isoform X3, which yields MDSEEDEVIMVRSEHREKTLEEWSLSLLGRFHTTKPINFIAAENHLRSAWKMEGNDLKITDVGDGLFRFKFSTESQLKWVINNGPWSFDNHILLLRRWEKGMTASSVNFQTVPMWVQVWGLPFDLIYKEAGIDIGQIIGRVIEVDCEAIAFGEARFLRVRVDVPLDKPIRGGAPVHSPEGDKVGVVFKYERLSGLCFHCGLLGHEAKACEFTKLKVWEESPYGEWLRATEDVPPQTSDSLVAQSHRDGNPNDNGHGIDGAETEPLQNFNSGNGHSYHSTTEIEEGNLEIVEVVERRELKGPEINAIDMLGKSSSGSVLKWLEQILDCFNPKLLLSRGYGWLCDAYRMLQTNLTFFKNQTWRHVYCS from the exons ATGGACTCGGAGGAAGATGAAGTGATCATGGTTCGGTCGGAGCATCGCGAGAAAACTCTAGAAGAGTGGTCCCTCAGTTTGCTAGGAAGGTTTCACACGACCAAACCCATCAACTTTATAGCTGCTGAAAACCATCTACGCTCTGCATGGAAGATGGAGGGGAACGATCTAAAAATTACAGATGTTGGGGACGGACTGTTTCGGTTTAAATTCTCTACCGAAAGCCAATTGAAGTGGGTTATCAACAATGGTCCTTGGAGTTTCGATAATCATATCCTATTACTGCGAAGGTGGGAGAAAGGAATGACGGCCTCTTCGGTTAACTTCCAAACTGTTCCGATGTGGGTGCAAGTGTGGGGACTACCCTTCGATCTAATATACAAGGAAGCAGGGATAGATATTGGACAAATAATTGGTAGAGTCATTGAGGTAGATTGTGAAGCCATTGCCTTTGGCGAGGCAAGGTTTCTCCGGGTCAGAGTTGACGTGCCCTTAGACAAACCGATACGCGGGGGAGCCCCAGTACACAGTCCGGAAGGTGATAAGGTTGGGGTGGTTTTCAAGTACGAACGGCTATCTGGTCTGTGCTTCCATTGTGGCCTCCTTGGTCATGAGGCAAAAGCATGCGAGTTCACGAAACTGAAGGTGTGGGAGGAGAGTCCTTATGGCGAATGGCTGCGAGCGACGGAGGATGTCCCGCCACAGACCAGTGACTCTCTAGTGGCACAATCTCACCGAGATGGAAACCCCAACGACAACGGTCACGGCATCGATGGTGCAGAAACGGAACCCCTGCAAAATTTTAATTCGGGTAACGGACACTCCTATCATTCAACGACAGAAATTGAGGAAGGAAATCTGGAGATTGTGGAGGTTGTTGAACGCAGGGAACTTAAGGGACCCGAAATCAATGCAAT TGATATGCTTGGGAAATCCTCCTCTGGGTCAGTGCTGAAATGGCTTGAGCAGATATTGGATTGTTTTAATCCAAAACTATTGCTATCTCGGGGATACGGATGGCTTTGTGATGCATATCGAATGCTGCAAacaaatctcactttttttaag
- the LOC142617355 gene encoding uncharacterized protein LOC142617355, whose translation MGGGALHIDLPTMQFKTSSSNLPSLPPSSSSSSSSSNNLNLPVSATFAGNLTTSCSATRCSSHSETCGKLETVDGREEKRATGSLYNLVFGQVPSQLEIENAIHALQNFMLGKSSSGSELKWLEQKLDCFDPRLLLSQGYRRLCDAFQMLQTDPTVKRLVVSLASDKAVWDAILRNESVREFQWTPYAVNYVRPLISNEEPDLATRILVWILDATKAKVIELIEKFLSLVNELFQPPKSNNPTEGNKEQMEEKIRSSLLLSVVILLIAVVARVQAA comes from the exons ATGGGAGGTGGAGCACTGCATATTGACCTTCCTACGATGCAGTTCAAAACTTCTTCCTCTAATCTTCCATCtctaccaccttcttcttcttcttcttcttcttcttctaataatCTAAACCTTCCAGTTTCAGCAACTTTTGCTGGAAATCTTACAACATCTTGTTCTGCTACTAGATGTTCCAGCCACAGTGAAACTTGTGGAAAACTGGAGACTGTGgatggaagagaagaaaaaagagcaaCTGGGTCTCTCTATAATCTTGTTTTTGGACAAGTTCCATCCCAGTTGGAGATTGAAAATGCAATTCATGCCCTCCAAAA CTTTATGCTTGGGAAATCCTCATCTGGGTCAGAGTTGAAATGGCTAGAACAGAAATTGGATTGTTTTGATCCAAGACTATTGCTATCTCAAGGATATAGAAGGCTTTGTGATGCATTTCAAATGCTGCAAACAGATCCCACTGTTAAG AGACTAGTGGTTTCTCTAGCATCTGATAAAGCTGTTTGGGATGCAATTTTGAGGAACGAGTCAGTTCGAGAGTTTCAATGGACACCCTATGCAG TTAATTATGTAAGGCCTCTCATTTCTAATGAAGAACCAGACTTGGCTACACGTATATTGGTGTGGATTTTGGATGCCACAAAAGCAAAAGTTATAGAGCTCATTGAGAAGTTTCTGTCTCTAGTGAACGAGCTATTTCAACCTCCCAAGAGTAACAATCCCACAGAAGGAAACAAGGAGCAGATGGAGGAAAAAATTAGATCATCATTGCTTCTCTCTGTTGTGATCCTCCTGATTGCGGTTGTGGCTCGAGTCCAAGCTGCTTGA
- the LOC142617356 gene encoding uncharacterized protein LOC142617356 isoform X4, protein MDSEEDEVIMVRSEHREKTLEEWSLSLLGRFHTTKPINFIAAENHLRSAWKMEGNDLKITDVGDGLFRFKFSTESQLKWVINNGPWSFDNHILLLRRWEKGMTASSVNFQTVPMWVQVWGLPFDLIYKEAGIDIGQIIGRVIEVDCEAIAFGEARFLRVRVDVPLDKPIRGGAPVHSPEGDKVGVVFKYERLSGLCFHCGLLGHEAKACEFTKLKVWEESPYGEWLRATEDVPPQTSDSLVAQSHRDGNPNDNGHGIDGAETEPLQNFNSGNGHSYHSTTEIEEGNLEIVEVVERRELKGPEINAIDMLGKSSSGSVLKWLEQILDCFNPKLLLSRGYGWLCDAYRMLQTNLTFFKTVGIFSC, encoded by the exons ATGGACTCGGAGGAAGATGAAGTGATCATGGTTCGGTCGGAGCATCGCGAGAAAACTCTAGAAGAGTGGTCCCTCAGTTTGCTAGGAAGGTTTCACACGACCAAACCCATCAACTTTATAGCTGCTGAAAACCATCTACGCTCTGCATGGAAGATGGAGGGGAACGATCTAAAAATTACAGATGTTGGGGACGGACTGTTTCGGTTTAAATTCTCTACCGAAAGCCAATTGAAGTGGGTTATCAACAATGGTCCTTGGAGTTTCGATAATCATATCCTATTACTGCGAAGGTGGGAGAAAGGAATGACGGCCTCTTCGGTTAACTTCCAAACTGTTCCGATGTGGGTGCAAGTGTGGGGACTACCCTTCGATCTAATATACAAGGAAGCAGGGATAGATATTGGACAAATAATTGGTAGAGTCATTGAGGTAGATTGTGAAGCCATTGCCTTTGGCGAGGCAAGGTTTCTCCGGGTCAGAGTTGACGTGCCCTTAGACAAACCGATACGCGGGGGAGCCCCAGTACACAGTCCGGAAGGTGATAAGGTTGGGGTGGTTTTCAAGTACGAACGGCTATCTGGTCTGTGCTTCCATTGTGGCCTCCTTGGTCATGAGGCAAAAGCATGCGAGTTCACGAAACTGAAGGTGTGGGAGGAGAGTCCTTATGGCGAATGGCTGCGAGCGACGGAGGATGTCCCGCCACAGACCAGTGACTCTCTAGTGGCACAATCTCACCGAGATGGAAACCCCAACGACAACGGTCACGGCATCGATGGTGCAGAAACGGAACCCCTGCAAAATTTTAATTCGGGTAACGGACACTCCTATCATTCAACGACAGAAATTGAGGAAGGAAATCTGGAGATTGTGGAGGTTGTTGAACGCAGGGAACTTAAGGGACCCGAAATCAATGCAAT TGATATGCTTGGGAAATCCTCCTCTGGGTCAGTGCTGAAATGGCTTGAGCAGATATTGGATTGTTTTAATCCAAAACTATTGCTATCTCGGGGATACGGATGGCTTTGTGATGCATATCGAATGCTGCAAacaaatctcactttttttaag ACGGTAGGAATCTTTTCCTGCTAA
- the LOC142614782 gene encoding cell number regulator 6-like, translating to MGDGNASRYVKLVKDQAPAEDITPGELNQPIQVPQLAIHRCIECGQPLPESYQPPSDEDWTTGIFGCAEDTESCWTGLFCPCVLFGRNIENLEEIPWKNACVCHGMCVEGGVALAAATALFHGIDPKTSFLICEGLFFAWWMCGIYTGLFRQSLQKKYHLKNSPCDPCLVHCCLHWCAICQEHRELKNHLSDNAAVAMTVTNPPPVQEMKTGENKEPASSASSSGNGERRDLEIQPL from the exons ATGGGTGATGGGAATGCATCACGTTACGTGAAGTTGGTCAAAGATCAAGCCCCTGCCGAAGATATCACCCCTGGAGAGCTTAACCAACCCATACAAGTTCctcag TTAGCCATCCATAGATGTATTGAATGTGGGCAACCCCTACCCGAAAGTTACCAGCCCCCTTCTGATGAAGATTGGACAACTGGGATTTTTGGTTGTGCTGAAGATACTGAAAGTT GCTGGACTGGACTGTTCTGCCCATGTGTGTTGTTTGGGCGTAATATTGAGAATTTGGAGGAAATTCCTTGGAAGAATGCCTGCGTTTGTCATGGCATGTGTGTTGAAGGTGGAGTTGCACTTGCAGCTGCAACTGCTTTATTCCATGGTATTGATCCCAAGACATCATTCCTCATTTGTGAGGGCCTGTTCTTTGCATGGTGGATGTGTGGCATCTACACTGGTTTGTTTCGACAGTCATTGCAGAAGAAATATCATCTCAAG AACTCACCATGTGATCCCTGCCTGGTGCACTGCTGCCTGCACTGGTGTGCCATATGTCAGGAGCACAGGGAGTTGAAGAACCATCTATCCGATAATGCTGCTGTGGCCATGACCGTTACTAACCCTCCTCCAGTTCAAGAGATGAAGACTGGTGAGAATAAGGAGCCTGCATCATCTGCGTCATCTTCTGGAAACGGTGAACGTAGGGATTTGGAAATTCAGCCTTTGTAG
- the LOC142617356 gene encoding uncharacterized protein LOC142617356 isoform X5 encodes MDSEEDEVIMVRSEHREKTLEEWSLSLLGRFHTTKPINFIAAENHLRSAWKMEGNDLKITDVGDGLFRFKFSTESQLKWVINNGPWSFDNHILLLRRWEKGMTASSVNFQTVPMWVQVWGLPFDLIYKEAGIDIGQIIGRVIEVDCEAIAFGEARFLRVRVDVPLDKPIRGGAPVHSPEGDKVGVVFKYERLSGLCFHCGLLGHEAKACEFTKLKVWEESPYGEWLRATEDVPPQTSDSLVAQSHRDGNPNDNGHGIDGAETEPLQNFNSGNGHSYHSTTEIEEGNLEIVEVVERRELKGPEINAIDMLGKSSSGSVLKWLEQILDCFNPKLLLSRGYGWLCDAYRMLQTNLTFFKLIM; translated from the exons ATGGACTCGGAGGAAGATGAAGTGATCATGGTTCGGTCGGAGCATCGCGAGAAAACTCTAGAAGAGTGGTCCCTCAGTTTGCTAGGAAGGTTTCACACGACCAAACCCATCAACTTTATAGCTGCTGAAAACCATCTACGCTCTGCATGGAAGATGGAGGGGAACGATCTAAAAATTACAGATGTTGGGGACGGACTGTTTCGGTTTAAATTCTCTACCGAAAGCCAATTGAAGTGGGTTATCAACAATGGTCCTTGGAGTTTCGATAATCATATCCTATTACTGCGAAGGTGGGAGAAAGGAATGACGGCCTCTTCGGTTAACTTCCAAACTGTTCCGATGTGGGTGCAAGTGTGGGGACTACCCTTCGATCTAATATACAAGGAAGCAGGGATAGATATTGGACAAATAATTGGTAGAGTCATTGAGGTAGATTGTGAAGCCATTGCCTTTGGCGAGGCAAGGTTTCTCCGGGTCAGAGTTGACGTGCCCTTAGACAAACCGATACGCGGGGGAGCCCCAGTACACAGTCCGGAAGGTGATAAGGTTGGGGTGGTTTTCAAGTACGAACGGCTATCTGGTCTGTGCTTCCATTGTGGCCTCCTTGGTCATGAGGCAAAAGCATGCGAGTTCACGAAACTGAAGGTGTGGGAGGAGAGTCCTTATGGCGAATGGCTGCGAGCGACGGAGGATGTCCCGCCACAGACCAGTGACTCTCTAGTGGCACAATCTCACCGAGATGGAAACCCCAACGACAACGGTCACGGCATCGATGGTGCAGAAACGGAACCCCTGCAAAATTTTAATTCGGGTAACGGACACTCCTATCATTCAACGACAGAAATTGAGGAAGGAAATCTGGAGATTGTGGAGGTTGTTGAACGCAGGGAACTTAAGGGACCCGAAATCAATGCAAT TGATATGCTTGGGAAATCCTCCTCTGGGTCAGTGCTGAAATGGCTTGAGCAGATATTGGATTGTTTTAATCCAAAACTATTGCTATCTCGGGGATACGGATGGCTTTGTGATGCATATCGAATGCTGCAAacaaatctcactttttttaag TTAATTATG